The Nesterenkonia xinjiangensis genome contains a region encoding:
- a CDS encoding MIP/aquaporin family protein, producing the protein MGTIFLFEIMGTAMLILLGAGVVANAILVGTKGMGGGWLLINFGWGLGVFAGVYVAYGSGAHINPAVTVGLMTSGAEEFAPGIAANLQNMLAYFSAQMIGAFLGAVGAWLAYKKHFDDETDPGKILGVFSTGPEKRAYGWNVVTEVIGTYVLVLLVLMFGETPAELGPLAVALVVVGIGASLGGPTGYAINPARDLGPRIAHALLPIGNKGSSDWAYSWVPIVGPILGAILAGSTVQVLPLLGA; encoded by the coding sequence ATGGGAACAATCTTCCTGTTTGAGATCATGGGGACGGCCATGCTCATCCTGCTGGGTGCCGGCGTGGTCGCCAACGCGATCCTCGTCGGCACCAAGGGCATGGGCGGCGGCTGGCTGCTGATCAACTTCGGCTGGGGGCTCGGCGTCTTCGCCGGTGTCTACGTGGCCTACGGCTCCGGTGCGCACATCAACCCGGCCGTCACTGTGGGTCTGATGACCTCAGGGGCCGAGGAGTTCGCTCCGGGCATCGCGGCGAACCTGCAGAACATGCTGGCCTACTTCTCCGCGCAGATGATCGGCGCCTTCCTGGGGGCCGTCGGCGCCTGGCTCGCCTACAAGAAGCACTTCGACGATGAGACCGACCCCGGCAAGATCCTCGGGGTGTTCTCCACCGGCCCGGAGAAGCGGGCCTACGGGTGGAACGTGGTCACCGAGGTCATCGGCACCTACGTGCTGGTCCTGCTGGTGCTGATGTTCGGTGAGACACCTGCCGAGCTCGGACCCCTGGCGGTGGCCCTGGTCGTCGTCGGCATCGGCGCCTCACTCGGTGGGCCCACCGGCTACGCCATCAACCCCGCTCGTGACCTCGGCCCGCGCATCGCGCACGCGCTGCTGCCGATCGGCAACAAGGGCTCCAGCGACTGGGCCTACTCATGGGTCCCGATCGTGGGGCCGATCCTCGGCGCCATCCTGGCCGGCTCCACCGTCCAGGTGCTGCCGCTGCTCGGAGCCTGA
- a CDS encoding bifunctional 4-hydroxy-2-oxoglutarate aldolase/2-dehydro-3-deoxy-phosphogluconate aldolase produces MSSVLSRICGHGVVPVVTLDDAAHAPTLGRALLTGGLPVAEVTFRTHAAEAAVAALSQEPELLVGAGTIITADQVDRAAAAGARFIVSPGLSRSVVARAAAHDLPVIPGAVTATEVQAALELGLTALKFFPAASSGGPAVISALAAPFPQVRFMPTGGVSPQNLSDYLTIPCVMAAGGSWMVPQHLVAAQDEAALSEQARRSAALVAQIRG; encoded by the coding sequence ATGTCCTCCGTGCTCTCCCGGATCTGCGGCCACGGCGTGGTGCCCGTGGTCACGCTCGACGACGCCGCCCATGCCCCCACCCTCGGGCGCGCGCTGCTGACCGGCGGACTGCCGGTCGCCGAGGTCACCTTTCGCACACACGCCGCCGAGGCCGCCGTCGCCGCACTCAGCCAGGAGCCCGAGCTCCTGGTGGGAGCCGGCACGATCATCACCGCGGATCAGGTGGACCGAGCCGCCGCGGCCGGCGCACGATTCATCGTCTCCCCCGGCCTGTCCCGCAGCGTCGTCGCGCGCGCTGCCGCACATGATCTGCCGGTGATCCCAGGGGCCGTCACCGCCACGGAGGTGCAGGCCGCCCTCGAGCTCGGGCTCACCGCGCTGAAATTCTTCCCCGCCGCCAGCTCCGGCGGTCCGGCTGTCATCAGCGCCCTGGCGGCCCCCTTCCCTCAGGTGCGGTTCATGCCGACCGGCGGAGTGAGCCCGCAGAACCTCTCCGACTACCTCACGATCCCGTGCGTGATGGCCGCAGGCGGCTCCTGGATGGTGCCGCAGCACCTGGTCGCCGCACAGGACGAGGCCGCGCTGTCCGAGCAGGCTCGGCGCAGCGCGGCCCTGGTCGCGCAGATCCGCGGGTGA
- the glpK gene encoding glycerol kinase GlpK — protein sequence MNDYVLSIDQGTTSTRAVVFDHGGQIVGSGQKEHEQILPRAGWVEHDPLEIWRNTREVVGLALADANINRHSLAAVGITNQRETTAVWDRRTGEPVYNAIVWQDTRTQKICDELAGDAGPERYKERVGLPLATYFAGPKIRWILDNVEGARELAEAGDLMFGTMDSWLVWNMTGGPNGGTHITDVTNASRTLLMNIDTLDWNEQICADMGIPMSLLPEIRSSSEVYGHGHKQGLLIDTPITGILGDQQAATFGQACFEPGMGKNTYGTGNFMLMNTGTEAVRSDNGLLTTVAYKLGEEKTVYALEGAVAVTGSLVQWLRDNLGIISSAPESEEKAKKVEDNGGAYIVPAFSGLFAPYWKSDARGVIVGLTRYVNQNHLCRAALESVAYQSAEVVESMDEDAGRALTELKVDGGMVVNETLMQFQADILGVDVVRPQVIETTALGAAYAAGLAVGFWKGTEEVTANWAEDKRWTPNMDQADREQALRLWKKAVTRSFDWVDEDVDS from the coding sequence ATGAATGACTACGTCCTCTCGATCGACCAGGGCACGACGTCGACGCGCGCGGTGGTCTTCGACCACGGCGGACAGATCGTCGGCAGCGGCCAGAAGGAGCACGAGCAGATCCTGCCGCGGGCCGGCTGGGTCGAGCATGACCCGCTGGAGATCTGGCGCAACACCCGCGAGGTCGTCGGACTCGCCCTGGCGGATGCCAACATCAACCGGCACAGCCTCGCCGCCGTGGGCATCACCAATCAGCGTGAGACCACGGCGGTCTGGGACCGCCGCACCGGTGAGCCGGTCTACAACGCCATCGTCTGGCAGGACACCCGCACGCAGAAGATCTGTGACGAGCTGGCAGGGGACGCCGGGCCGGAGCGCTACAAGGAGCGGGTCGGACTGCCGCTGGCCACCTACTTCGCCGGGCCGAAGATCCGCTGGATCCTCGACAACGTCGAGGGTGCCCGGGAGCTGGCCGAGGCCGGGGATCTGATGTTCGGCACCATGGACTCCTGGCTGGTGTGGAACATGACCGGGGGCCCCAACGGGGGGACTCACATCACGGATGTCACCAACGCCTCGCGCACCCTGCTGATGAACATCGACACCTTGGACTGGAACGAGCAGATCTGCGCGGACATGGGCATCCCGATGTCCCTGCTGCCGGAGATCCGGTCCTCGTCCGAGGTGTACGGCCATGGCCACAAGCAGGGTCTGCTGATCGACACCCCGATCACCGGAATCCTCGGCGACCAGCAGGCGGCGACCTTCGGGCAGGCCTGCTTCGAGCCCGGCATGGGCAAGAACACCTATGGCACCGGAAACTTCATGCTGATGAACACCGGCACCGAGGCGGTCCGCTCCGACAATGGGCTGCTGACCACTGTGGCCTACAAGCTCGGGGAGGAGAAGACCGTCTACGCGCTCGAGGGTGCGGTGGCGGTGACCGGCTCGCTGGTCCAGTGGCTCCGCGACAACCTGGGCATCATCAGCTCGGCGCCGGAGTCCGAGGAGAAGGCCAAGAAGGTCGAGGACAACGGCGGCGCCTACATCGTGCCGGCCTTCTCCGGGCTCTTCGCACCCTATTGGAAGTCCGACGCCCGCGGTGTGATCGTCGGACTGACGCGCTACGTCAACCAGAACCACCTCTGCCGGGCGGCTCTGGAGTCTGTGGCGTACCAGAGCGCCGAGGTCGTGGAGTCCATGGACGAGGACGCCGGACGTGCGCTGACCGAGCTCAAGGTCGACGGCGGCATGGTGGTCAACGAGACCCTCATGCAGTTCCAGGCCGACATTCTCGGGGTGGACGTGGTCCGTCCGCAGGTGATCGAGACCACAGCCCTGGGTGCGGCCTATGCGGCCGGCCTGGCGGTGGGCTTCTGGAAGGGCACCGAAGAGGTCACCGCGAACTGGGCCGAGGACAAGCGCTGGACGCCGAACATGGACCAGGCGGACCGGGAGCAGGCCCTGCGGCTGTGGAAGAAGGCCGTCACCAGGTCCTTCGACTGGGTGGACGAGGACGTCGACAGCTGA
- a CDS encoding glycerol-3-phosphate dehydrogenase/oxidase, with amino-acid sequence MAGTSPEDPLDILIVGGGVVGAAAAFDAATRGLRVGLVESQDLAQGTSSRSSKLVHGGLRYLQMLDFKLVAEALRERDLLLKHTAPHLVRALPFVFPFEKRVVDRAFIGSGVSLYDAMSMRPGEKRPVPFHRHLSRTRLRQRFAGLDHEKFIGALEYYDAQVDDARLVMTLARSAHSLGAQIATRTEVIEYLRAEAPDVDDADQAAAEDAPVQGVTVRDKETGRRLEIHARETILAAGVWTGRQQEAADVPSGLKVLASKGIHITVPKDRIAADDHVGVITQTEKSVLFIIPMGNYWSIGTTDTAWHEDVDTPAPTSEDIDYVLEHANAVLEADLSREDVIGSWAGLRPLLQPMETDESKSSKVSREHTVMQLSPGLSAVAGGKLTTYRVMAEDIISFALGDRQVHRESLTHAMPLLGAQGYSEWESRAPEIARDYGWSDETVDRLLNRYGALLAELLALVDQDADLGEEVPDSGGHLRVEFVYAARAEGALHVEDLLERRTRVFHEVPDRGLRAMETVVELVAPILAWDEETVAREKAAFTGVVEAHLAAERSSSDAEAAGLVSAATPEYLPG; translated from the coding sequence ATGGCCGGGACCAGTCCCGAGGACCCTCTGGACATCCTGATCGTCGGCGGAGGTGTCGTCGGCGCAGCCGCGGCCTTCGACGCCGCCACCCGAGGCCTGCGTGTGGGTCTGGTGGAGTCGCAGGATCTGGCCCAGGGTACATCCTCCCGTTCCTCGAAGCTCGTCCACGGTGGTCTGCGCTATCTGCAGATGCTGGACTTCAAGCTCGTCGCCGAGGCCCTGCGCGAGCGCGACCTGCTGCTGAAGCACACCGCGCCGCACCTGGTCCGTGCCCTGCCGTTCGTCTTTCCCTTCGAGAAGCGTGTGGTCGACCGCGCCTTCATCGGCTCCGGCGTCTCGCTCTATGATGCGATGTCCATGCGGCCGGGGGAGAAGCGTCCGGTGCCGTTCCACCGCCATCTCTCCCGCACCCGCCTGCGCCAGCGCTTCGCCGGCCTGGACCACGAGAAGTTCATCGGTGCGCTGGAGTACTACGACGCCCAGGTCGACGATGCTCGCCTGGTGATGACTCTGGCTCGGAGCGCCCACAGCCTCGGCGCCCAGATCGCCACCCGTACCGAGGTGATCGAGTATCTGCGTGCGGAGGCTCCCGACGTCGACGACGCCGATCAGGCCGCCGCCGAGGACGCCCCGGTCCAGGGAGTGACCGTGCGGGACAAGGAGACCGGGCGACGCCTGGAGATCCACGCCCGGGAGACGATCCTGGCCGCCGGCGTCTGGACCGGACGTCAGCAGGAGGCCGCCGACGTGCCGTCTGGGCTGAAGGTGCTCGCCTCCAAGGGCATCCACATCACCGTGCCCAAGGACCGGATCGCCGCGGACGACCATGTCGGAGTGATCACGCAGACCGAGAAGTCGGTCCTGTTCATCATTCCCATGGGGAACTACTGGTCGATCGGCACCACCGACACCGCCTGGCACGAGGACGTCGACACGCCTGCACCGACCTCGGAGGACATCGACTACGTGCTCGAGCACGCCAACGCCGTGCTGGAGGCGGATCTCAGCCGGGAGGACGTCATCGGCAGCTGGGCGGGCCTGCGGCCGCTGCTGCAGCCGATGGAGACTGACGAGTCCAAGAGCTCCAAGGTCTCCCGCGAGCACACCGTCATGCAGCTCTCTCCGGGACTCTCCGCAGTGGCCGGGGGCAAGCTCACCACCTATCGGGTGATGGCCGAGGACATCATCTCCTTCGCGCTCGGAGACCGCCAGGTCCACCGCGAGAGCCTCACCCATGCGATGCCGCTGTTGGGCGCGCAGGGCTACAGCGAATGGGAGTCCCGTGCCCCAGAGATCGCCCGCGACTACGGCTGGTCCGACGAGACCGTGGACCGCCTGCTGAACCGCTATGGCGCCCTGCTGGCCGAGCTGCTCGCCCTGGTGGACCAGGACGCCGATCTCGGCGAGGAGGTCCCGGACAGCGGGGGCCACCTCCGCGTGGAGTTCGTCTACGCCGCCCGCGCCGAGGGAGCCCTGCACGTGGAGGATCTCTTGGAGCGTCGCACACGGGTCTTCCACGAGGTGCCGGACCGTGGTCTCCGGGCCATGGAGACCGTCGTCGAGCTGGTCGCCCCGATCCTGGCTTGGGATGAGGAGACCGTCGCCCGAGAGAAGGCGGCCTTCACCGGAGTGGTGGAGGCGCATCTGGCCGCCGAGCGCTCCAGCAGCGACGCCGAGGCGGCCGGACTGGTCTCCGCGGCGACGCCCGAATACCTGCCCGGCTAG
- a CDS encoding FadR/GntR family transcriptional regulator gives MASHDSVLDHLGRRIAGGELTPGTVLTLAGLEGEYGVSRTVIREAVRVLEAKGMVASKRRIGVTVSAMRQWNVLDPGLIRWRLRSAARAQQIVALTELRLAVEPAAARLTALRATEDQRAEIGRLSAELKRLGDDGRGDSPEYLAADIAFHDCLLDSCGNLMLTAIRGPIAEVLTGRQDAGLTPAHPVHEALHNHVEAAAAIVRGDADAAERHVRGYVEAILAEVRAYP, from the coding sequence GTGGCATCTCACGACTCCGTCCTCGACCACCTCGGACGTCGGATCGCCGGCGGAGAACTGACCCCCGGCACAGTGCTGACCCTGGCCGGACTGGAGGGCGAGTACGGAGTCTCCCGCACAGTAATCCGTGAGGCGGTCCGTGTCCTCGAGGCCAAGGGCATGGTGGCGTCCAAGCGACGCATCGGTGTCACTGTCAGCGCGATGCGGCAATGGAACGTGCTCGACCCCGGACTCATCCGCTGGCGCCTGCGCAGTGCCGCCCGTGCCCAGCAGATCGTCGCGCTCACGGAGCTGCGCCTGGCCGTCGAGCCCGCCGCGGCTCGGCTCACGGCACTGCGCGCCACAGAGGACCAGCGGGCCGAGATCGGCCGGCTTTCGGCAGAGCTCAAGCGCCTGGGCGACGACGGACGCGGGGACAGCCCCGAGTACCTCGCCGCCGACATCGCCTTCCATGACTGCCTGCTCGACTCCTGCGGCAACCTCATGCTGACGGCGATCAGAGGGCCCATCGCCGAGGTGCTCACCGGTCGCCAGGACGCCGGGCTCACCCCGGCCCACCCCGTGCATGAGGCGCTGCACAACCACGTGGAGGCCGCCGCGGCGATCGTGCGCGGCGACGCCGACGCGGCAGAACGGCATGTGCGCGGCTACGTGGAGGCGATCCTGGCTGAGGTCCGCGCCTACCCCTGA
- a CDS encoding phosphoglycerate dehydrogenase codes for MKILVTPTSLSRSPEAAAMRRLRDAGAKVVINPHGRPLTPAELGVLLTDVDGVVAGLDHYTAEIIADAPRLKVISRYGVGTDRVDLEAARAAGVAVANAPGANSRSVAELTVGLMFAVARRIPMLDAAVADGGWPRADGIELGGRRLGVIGLGAIGRQVARAAAGLGMEVHGCDPAMGERQIRDLGIVPGSLDDVCARADVLTLHVPLTEGTRHLLDARRLGLLPEGAIVVNTARGGLLDEQAAWRALEVGRLHGVAVDAYESEPPQESPLVGHPRVVATPHSGAHTAEAVTRMADTSVENLLALLQGRPCDHRVV; via the coding sequence ATGAAGATCCTCGTGACACCGACCTCACTGAGCCGGTCCCCGGAGGCCGCCGCCATGCGACGCCTGCGCGACGCCGGCGCGAAGGTGGTCATCAACCCGCACGGCCGACCGCTGACCCCCGCTGAGCTCGGCGTGCTCCTCACCGATGTCGACGGCGTCGTCGCCGGTCTGGACCACTACACCGCCGAGATCATCGCCGATGCCCCTCGGCTGAAGGTCATCTCCCGGTACGGGGTCGGCACCGACCGGGTCGATCTGGAGGCCGCCCGCGCCGCCGGCGTGGCGGTGGCCAACGCCCCCGGGGCCAACTCCCGGTCCGTGGCCGAACTGACCGTGGGCCTCATGTTCGCCGTGGCGCGCCGCATCCCGATGCTCGACGCGGCCGTCGCCGACGGCGGGTGGCCCCGCGCCGACGGAATCGAGCTCGGAGGGCGACGGCTCGGGGTGATCGGCCTGGGGGCCATCGGCCGTCAGGTGGCCCGGGCGGCCGCAGGTCTGGGCATGGAGGTCCATGGCTGTGACCCAGCGATGGGGGAGCGGCAGATTCGCGACCTGGGCATCGTCCCCGGCTCCCTGGACGACGTCTGCGCACGTGCCGACGTGCTGACCCTCCACGTGCCGCTGACCGAGGGGACGCGCCACCTGCTCGACGCCCGGCGCCTGGGCCTGCTGCCGGAGGGGGCGATCGTGGTCAACACGGCACGTGGAGGCCTGCTCGACGAGCAGGCGGCATGGCGTGCCCTGGAGGTGGGGAGGCTGCACGGTGTGGCCGTGGACGCCTATGAGAGCGAGCCGCCGCAGGAGTCTCCCCTCGTGGGCCACCCTCGCGTGGTGGCCACCCCGCACAGCGGCGCGCACACTGCCGAGGCGGTCACCCGGATGGCCGACACCTCGGTGGAGAACCTGCTCGCGCTGCTCCAGGGCCGACCTTGTGATCACCGGGTGGTCTGA
- a CDS encoding gluconokinase — protein sequence MLILALEASTTSAKTMLFDTETQEVTVRTRRFVIGGEDPAVREAEGIFVQLVQLGAEAAAGRAVDMIALSGTWHGMTLREPDLAPITAVQEWPYTGAQDLCAQLREDQEFTRWFYVRTGCMVNASYPAFKLMLLRRQGMQVAGGLVLDQNSYTFARLTGRVWTSYSQASGTGLLSTAEDDWDREVISRLGLDGILLPELHHGEETAPLTREAASMLGVAAGTPVVLPGPDGGLNQVGEDATTPGEMTFSMGTSGALRCAVEAPSLSPQMSTWAYRSPTGWLSGAATSGCTNCVDWAKDQLFGGSTTYNQLEPMLSTRERDMPLFMPFLFGERCPGWQDQRRGGFLDLHPSHGKEDLYQSVLHGVTFSLYHCYRELIALNGEPERIILSGGVLSSPFWTQLTADVFGVEMELSALQHSSTVGAVKMALRAAGLPAAQPALTDSHRASVVPELTRSRRYAAEFERYLEGYARTSPDQDVRGGLR from the coding sequence ATGCTCATCCTTGCCCTTGAAGCAAGCACCACCTCGGCGAAGACCATGCTCTTCGACACGGAGACCCAGGAGGTGACGGTCCGCACCCGCCGGTTCGTCATCGGGGGAGAGGATCCGGCCGTCCGTGAGGCTGAGGGCATCTTCGTCCAGCTCGTCCAGCTCGGCGCAGAAGCTGCGGCAGGGCGCGCGGTCGACATGATCGCCCTGTCCGGCACCTGGCACGGGATGACCCTGCGCGAGCCGGACCTGGCTCCGATCACCGCCGTGCAGGAATGGCCCTACACCGGCGCCCAGGACCTCTGCGCCCAGCTGCGCGAAGACCAGGAGTTCACCCGCTGGTTCTACGTCCGCACCGGGTGCATGGTCAATGCGAGCTATCCGGCCTTCAAGCTCATGCTCCTGCGTCGCCAGGGCATGCAGGTCGCCGGCGGTCTGGTGCTGGATCAGAACAGCTACACCTTCGCTCGGCTGACCGGCCGCGTCTGGACCTCCTACTCCCAGGCCTCCGGCACCGGACTGCTCAGCACCGCCGAGGATGACTGGGACCGGGAGGTGATCAGCCGCCTCGGACTCGACGGAATCCTGCTGCCTGAGCTGCATCATGGCGAGGAGACCGCCCCGCTGACCCGCGAGGCCGCCAGCATGCTGGGCGTAGCCGCCGGGACCCCGGTGGTCCTGCCTGGCCCCGACGGGGGGCTCAACCAGGTGGGCGAGGATGCCACGACCCCCGGGGAGATGACCTTCTCGATGGGAACCTCAGGCGCCCTGCGCTGCGCCGTCGAGGCGCCGTCGCTCTCCCCGCAGATGAGCACCTGGGCCTACCGCTCGCCCACGGGGTGGCTCTCCGGGGCGGCCACCTCGGGGTGCACGAACTGCGTGGACTGGGCCAAGGATCAGCTCTTCGGCGGGTCCACGACCTACAATCAGCTCGAGCCGATGCTGAGCACCCGGGAGCGGGACATGCCGCTGTTCATGCCGTTCCTCTTCGGGGAGCGCTGTCCCGGCTGGCAGGACCAGCGCCGGGGCGGCTTCCTGGACCTGCACCCGAGCCATGGCAAGGAGGACCTGTACCAGTCGGTCCTCCACGGGGTGACCTTCTCCCTCTACCACTGCTACCGCGAGCTGATCGCGCTCAACGGGGAACCCGAACGCATCATCCTCTCCGGCGGGGTGCTCTCCTCGCCGTTCTGGACCCAGCTGACCGCTGACGTCTTCGGGGTGGAGATGGAGCTCTCCGCCCTTCAGCACAGTTCCACGGTCGGCGCGGTGAAGATGGCGCTGCGCGCCGCCGGTCTGCCTGCGGCCCAGCCGGCGCTGACGGACTCTCACCGGGCATCGGTCGTCCCGGAACTGACAAGGAGCCGCCGCTATGCCGCCGAGTTCGAACGCTATCTGGAGGGCTACGCCCGCACCAGCCCTGACCAGGACGTCCGAGGAGGCCTCCGATGA
- a CDS encoding GntP family permease, giving the protein MDNWTQTLGTGPLLAIAAGAIALILILIIRFKVHAFITLVVVSALTAIVAGVPMGAISDTLMDGFGSTLASVAILVALGAMLGRLVEHSGGAQALADRMVTTFGEKRAPFALGIAALILGFPMFFDAGLVMMLPIVFAVARRVSGNKSVLLFGIPTAAAFSVMHVFLPPHPGPVSASEFYEANLGLVLLVGLLIAYPLWYLAGAMWGRLVGERIMLPVPSLFGDVDDDQPRNPPRVRTVIGLLLLPMFLIFLNTGLSSLASVGVVDDEALWVQTLTFLGTSAMALLITVIVATVVLGHRRGEKGTALEKLLDSALGPVCSVILITGAGGMFGGVLRASGIGDALADTLSGVGLPVIVAAYLIAVALRLAQGSATVALVTAAGLASPAVLAGDFNPLQVACIVLATAAGSVFAGHVNDSGFWLVGRLMGMDVKTTLKTWTVQQALQSVVGFLLVGIVYLAASAL; this is encoded by the coding sequence ATGGACAACTGGACCCAGACCCTGGGCACGGGCCCGCTGCTGGCGATCGCCGCCGGCGCCATCGCCCTCATCCTCATCCTCATCATCCGCTTCAAGGTCCACGCCTTCATCACACTGGTCGTGGTCTCCGCGCTGACCGCGATCGTCGCCGGGGTGCCCATGGGGGCCATCTCGGACACCCTCATGGACGGATTCGGCTCGACCCTGGCCTCGGTGGCGATCCTGGTGGCCCTGGGTGCCATGCTCGGGCGCCTGGTGGAGCACTCCGGCGGCGCGCAGGCGCTGGCGGACCGGATGGTCACCACCTTCGGCGAGAAGCGCGCACCGTTCGCCCTGGGCATCGCCGCGCTGATCCTCGGCTTCCCGATGTTCTTCGACGCCGGCCTGGTGATGATGCTGCCGATCGTCTTCGCCGTGGCGCGGCGCGTCTCCGGCAACAAGTCAGTGCTGCTCTTCGGCATCCCGACCGCGGCCGCGTTCTCGGTGATGCACGTGTTCCTGCCGCCGCACCCCGGGCCGGTCTCGGCCTCTGAGTTCTACGAGGCCAACCTGGGCCTGGTCCTGCTGGTCGGTCTGCTCATCGCCTACCCGCTGTGGTACCTCGCCGGCGCGATGTGGGGCCGGCTGGTCGGGGAGCGCATCATGCTTCCGGTGCCGAGCCTCTTCGGAGACGTCGACGACGACCAGCCGAGGAACCCGCCGCGGGTGCGGACCGTCATCGGCTTGCTCCTGCTGCCGATGTTCCTGATCTTCCTCAACACCGGCCTGAGCAGCCTCGCCTCGGTGGGCGTGGTCGACGACGAGGCCCTCTGGGTGCAGACCCTGACCTTCCTGGGCACCTCCGCCATGGCGCTGCTGATCACCGTCATCGTGGCCACCGTCGTGCTCGGCCATCGTCGCGGCGAGAAGGGCACGGCCCTGGAGAAGCTGCTGGACTCCGCGCTCGGCCCGGTCTGCTCCGTCATCCTGATCACCGGTGCAGGCGGCATGTTCGGCGGTGTGCTGCGAGCCTCGGGCATCGGTGACGCGCTGGCCGACACGCTCAGCGGCGTCGGCCTGCCGGTGATCGTGGCCGCCTACCTGATCGCCGTGGCGCTGCGTCTGGCTCAGGGCTCGGCCACCGTCGCACTGGTGACCGCCGCCGGTCTGGCCTCGCCAGCCGTGCTCGCCGGTGACTTCAACCCGCTGCAGGTCGCCTGCATCGTCCTGGCCACCGCCGCGGGATCGGTCTTCGCCGGACACGTCAACGACTCCGGCTTCTGGCTGGTGGGTCGCCTGATGGGCATGGACGTGAAGACCACTCTGAAGACCTGGACCGTGCAGCAGGCGCTGCAGTCAGTCGTCGGATTCCTGCTGGTCGGTATCGTCTATCTGGCCGCCAGCGCGCTCTGA
- a CDS encoding sugar-binding transcriptional regulator — MKTTYREKAEYHAARMYYGEHRTMQAVAAELGVSRSTVSRLLQQARREGIVRISLHPPVDRPSALEHRIGELYGVRAHVAVSERGDAPSRRSDSVAVLAAGLVDRLVRPDSVVGVAWGQTMTSVVARLNRREVPDLHVVQLNGAVNSEPEGIGAPLGTGIGVVERFAAAYGARAHVFAVPAFFDYEETKQALWRERSTRRILDMHRRAALAVFGVGTFAEGLPSQVYSGGYLSRDDLNALSSEQVVGDVCTVFLRADGSWEDIALNRRGSGPVPSELVRVPRRICVVNGPHKVPALRGALAAGLVTDLVLDQISADRLAYGHPRDQAAGGA; from the coding sequence ATGAAGACCACGTATCGGGAGAAGGCCGAGTACCACGCTGCACGGATGTACTACGGGGAACATCGCACGATGCAGGCGGTGGCCGCAGAGCTCGGCGTCTCCCGATCGACAGTCTCCCGGCTCCTCCAGCAGGCGCGGCGCGAGGGCATCGTGCGGATTTCCCTGCACCCTCCCGTGGACCGTCCCAGCGCCCTGGAGCACCGGATCGGGGAGCTCTACGGGGTGCGCGCCCATGTGGCCGTCTCCGAACGCGGCGACGCCCCCTCGCGCCGCAGCGACAGCGTGGCGGTGCTCGCCGCCGGCCTGGTCGACCGGCTGGTACGTCCCGACTCCGTGGTCGGCGTCGCCTGGGGCCAGACCATGACCTCAGTGGTGGCCCGGCTGAACAGACGGGAGGTTCCGGACCTGCACGTCGTCCAGCTCAACGGAGCCGTCAACTCCGAGCCGGAGGGCATCGGCGCGCCCCTGGGCACCGGGATCGGCGTGGTCGAGCGATTCGCCGCCGCCTACGGCGCGCGCGCCCATGTCTTCGCCGTGCCCGCGTTCTTCGACTATGAGGAGACCAAGCAGGCGCTGTGGCGCGAACGCTCGACGCGGCGGATCCTGGACATGCACCGTCGCGCCGCGCTGGCGGTCTTCGGCGTCGGCACCTTCGCCGAAGGGCTGCCCTCCCAGGTGTACTCCGGCGGGTACCTCAGCCGCGACGACCTCAACGCGCTCTCCTCAGAGCAGGTGGTCGGCGATGTCTGCACCGTCTTCCTCCGCGCGGACGGCAGCTGGGAGGACATCGCGCTCAACCGCCGCGGCTCCGGTCCGGTGCCCTCGGAGCTGGTCCGCGTCCCGCGCCGGATCTGTGTGGTCAACGGGCCGCACAAGGTTCCGGCGCTGCGGGGAGCCCTCGCCGCCGGGCTCGTCACCGATCTGGTGCTCGACCAGATCTCCGCCGACCGGCTGGCCTACGGGCACCCGCGCGATCAGGCTGCTGGAGGGGCCTGA